Proteins encoded within one genomic window of Balaenoptera musculus isolate JJ_BM4_2016_0621 chromosome 12, mBalMus1.pri.v3, whole genome shotgun sequence:
- the LOC118904951 gene encoding pantetheinase isoform X3 — protein MAFLLKAPSRESIYPYLEDIPDPQVNWIPCNNPNRFGRTPVQERLSCLAKDNSIYIVANIGDKKPCNTSDPHCPPDGRYQYNTDVVFDSEGKLVARYHKQNLFLGEDEFNAPKEPEVVTFNTTFGKFGIFTCFDILFHDPAVTLVKDFHVDTILFPTAWMNVLPHLSAIEFHSAWAMGMGVNFLASNLHYPSKKMTGSGIYAPDSPRAFHYDMKTEEGKLLLSQLASHPHPTAVVNWTSYASGIEAPSMGNQEFKGTIFFDEFTFLELKGVAGNYTVCQKDLCCHLSYRMSEKRSDEVYVLGAFDGLHTVEGSYYLQICTLLKCKTTDLHTCGDSVETASTRFEMFSLSGTFETQYVFPEVLLSEIQLAPGEFQVSSDGRLCSQKPLSGPILTVTLFGRLYEKDSSPNAFSDPMAQII, from the exons ATTTGGCCGCACCCCAGTGCAAGAAAGGCTCAGCTGTCTGGCCAAGGACAACTCCATCTACATCGTGGCAAATATTGGGGACAAGAAGCCATGCAATACCAGTGACCCTCACTGTCCCCCTGATGGTCGTTACCAATACAACACTGATGTGGTGTTTGATTCTGAGGGGAAACTGGTGGCCCGCTACCATAAG CAAAATCTTTTCTTGGGTGAAGATGAGTTCAATGCTCCCAAGGAACCTGAGGTCGTGACTTTCAACACCACCTTTGGAAAGTTTGGCATTTTCACGTGCTTTGATATTCTCTTCCATGATCCTGCTGTGACTCTGGTGAAAGATTTCCACGTGGACACCATACTCTTCCCGACAGCTTGGATGAATGTTTTGCCACATTTGTCAGCTATTGAATTCCACTCAGCTTGGGCTATGGGTATGGGAGTCAACTTCCTTGCATCCAATCTACATTACCCCTCAAAGAAAATGACAG GAAGTGGCATCTACGCACCTGATTCTCCAAGAGCATTTCATTATGATATGAAGACAGAGGAGGGAAAACTCCTCCTCTCACAACTGgcctcccacccacaccccacagCAGTAGTGAATTGGACTTCCTATGCCAGTGGTATAGAAGCCCCCTCAATGGGAAACCAGGAATTTAAGGGCACCATCTTTTTTGACGAGTTCACCTTCTTGGAGCTCAAAGGAGTCGCAGGAAATTACACAGTTTGTCAGAAAGATCTCTGCTGTCATCTAAGTTACAGGATGTCTGAGAAGAGATCAGATGAAGTTTATGTACTAGGGGCATTTGATGGACTACATACTGTGGAAGGGAGCTATTATTTACAG ATTTGTACTCTGTTGAAGTGTAAAACAACGGACTTACACACTTGTGGTGATTCAGTTGAAACTGCTTCCACCAGGTTTGAAATGTTCTCCCTCAGTGGCACTTTTGAAACCCAGTATGTCTTCCCTGAGGTGCTGCTGAGTGAAATTCAGCTTGCACCTGGAGAATTTCAG GTGTCAAGTGACGGACGCTTGTGCAGCCAGAAGCCACTATCTGGACCTATCTTGACAGTAACTCTGTTTGGAAGGTTATATGAGAAGGATAGTTCACCAAATGCTTTCTCAGACCCCATGGCACAG ATCATTTAA